A single region of the Vicia villosa cultivar HV-30 ecotype Madison, WI linkage group LG4, Vvil1.0, whole genome shotgun sequence genome encodes:
- the LOC131599815 gene encoding uncharacterized protein LOC131599815 — MRITTFSRYIRRLPRPRAFVPLQSRAFQPDVATRDSNARPIKYKIPQSYDPYGPRPPPSDKIVQLAERIAALSEEERGHIMPTLSERLKLPKLEPISTEGMDLGSEGGAGPKVEEKKAEKTAFDVKLEKFDAAAKIKVIKEVRAFTNLGLKEAKDLVEKVPTVLKQGVTKEEANTIIEKIKAAGGVAVME, encoded by the coding sequence ATGAGGATTACCACGTTTTCAAGATATATTCGCCGTCTCCCTCGGCCTAGAGCATTTGTGCCTCTGCAATCTCGAGCCTTCCAGCCTGATGTTGCTACTAGAGATTCTAATGCCAGGCCGATTAAGTACAAAATTCCTCAATCTTATGACCCTTATGGCCCTAGACCTCCACCTTCAGACAAAATCGTCCAGCTTGCGGAACGTATCGCAGCGCTATCGGAGGAAGAACGCGGTCATATTATGCCTACTTTGTCGGAAAGATTAAAGCTTCCGAAGCTGGAGCCGATTTCAACTGAAGGCATGGACTTGGGTTCGGAAGGCGGTGCTGGGCCAAAGGTTGAGGAGAAAAAGGCAGAGAAGACGGCTTTTGATGTCAAGTTAGAGAAATTTGATGCTGCTGCAAAGATCAAGGTGATTAAGGAGGTGAGAGCATTTACTAACTTGGGATTGAAAGAAGCTAAAGATCTTGTTGAAAAGGTACCAACTGTTCTTAAACAAGGAGTCACAAAAGAAGAGGCTAATACtattatagaaaaaataaaagcCGCCGGAGGAGTCGCAGTTATGGAGTAG
- the LOC131597985 gene encoding protein MAIN-LIKE 1-like translates to MTVTLDDVHALFHLPIAGTFFTPVHRDQTTVVHALEVDELTVLKEFGDTRRFHLRMSWLRKVYQQLVDAERYKVAARAYMLHLVALAALTILYTALNAASRPDTRHLAGYLSLLQCWIYEHFPCICERRTQGCAAADPCTMRWKARQTLPGETPLMEYRWRLDALMMDDVIWTPYTSHRSHHPSDVSSLYSGYVRWESHVAMHLPEWCLRQFGYIQGIPRPVSEALTGGIDRWFQSHILSPP, encoded by the exons ATGACGGTGACTCTGGATGATGTGCATGCCCTGTTTCACCTTCCGATAGCTGGTACATTTTTTACACCAGTTCATAGGGACCAGACGACGGTGGTGCATGCGTTAGAGGTTGATGAGCTGACTGTGCTTAAGGAGTTTGGTGACACTCGACGCTTCCACCTCAGGATGTCTTGGCTGAGGAAGGTTTATCAGCAGCTTGTCGATGCGGAGAGGTACAAGGTTGCCGCTAGGGCGTACATGCTACATCTAGtggcat TGGCTGCTCTAACGATACTATACACGGCGCTTAATGCTGCTTCTCGTCCTGACACCAGACATCTTGCTGGTTATCTGAGCTTGCTACAG tGTTGGATCTACGAGCACTTCCCTTGCATCTGTGAGCGGAGGACCCAGGGTTGTGCGGCTGCTGACCCTTGTACGATGAGGTGGAAGGCTAGACAAACCCTTCCAGGAGAGACACCCTTGATGGAGTACAGATGGAGGCTGGATGCTCTAATGATGGATGATGTCATCTGGACACCATATACAAGTCACCGTTCTCATCATCCTTCTGATGTATCTTCCTTATATTCAGGGTATGTCAGATGGGAGAGCCATGTGGCTATGCACTTGCCTGAGTGGTGTCTACGTCAGTTTGGTTATATACAGGGCATCCCACGGCCGGTCTCGGAGGCTCTAACTGGTGGCATTGATCGTTGGTTTCAGAGTCATATCCTCAGCCCCCCGTGA